One Trichomycterus rosablanca isolate fTriRos1 chromosome 12, fTriRos1.hap1, whole genome shotgun sequence DNA window includes the following coding sequences:
- the LOC134324316 gene encoding uncharacterized protein LOC134324316 has protein sequence MTWRRSSLRRNTDYNPSNHLQACEVGEEPSASTSAPSATNKDNEKLRRKEAQDRVLLGWAMKQWDGSEKELNKVLKNISIKNVVEHSEYPFLVAENVMVYNKSLTQEQKNLITYKRVQIDERKILVLTDKKRNSVNMTNLLHYQMFVSNIHTTFLLSSEEPKEQHIKYNETLVPTSLCLRCISEVFLPALAGKEKFLHLKTNE, from the exons ATGACCTGGAGAAGAAGCTCGCTCAGG AGGAACACAGACTACAACCCATCGAATCATTTACAGGCGTGTGAGGTGGGAGAAGAACCCTCAGCCAGTACTTCTGCACCTTCAGCTACAAACAAGGACAATGAAAAGCTTAGAAGAAAGGAAGCGCAGGACCGAGTTCTTCTGGGTTGGGCAATGAAACAATGGGATGGGAGTGAGAAAGAGTTAAACAAGGTTCTTAAGAACATCTCAATTAAAAACGTGGTAGAACACAGTGAGTACCCTTTTCTTGTAGCTGAAAATGTCATGGTGTACAACAAATCACTAACTCAAGAACAAAAAAACCTCATCACGTACAAGAGGGTACAAATTGACGAACGCAAAATCCTGGTCCTCACTGATAAGAAGAGAAACTCGGTAAATATGACGAATCTGCTTCATTATCAGATGTTTGTGAGCAACATTCACACAACATTCCTGTTAAGTTCTGAAGAACCTAAAGAGCAGCACATCAAGTATAACGAGACTCTGGTTCCTACCAGTCTGTGTCTGAGGTGCATTTCAGAGGTTTTCCTCCCCGCTCTGGCCGGAAAAGAGAAGTTTTTACATCTGAAAACAAACGAGTAA